One part of the Paraglaciecola sp. L3A3 genome encodes these proteins:
- a CDS encoding DUF1801 domain-containing protein, which yields MELGVQQKFATYPPEVAVLLHNLRDLIFTVAEQQKITDISETLKWGEPSYLCKSGSTIRFDWKAKNPAEYCLYFNCKTRLVDTFKELYGNTFTYAGNRAIVLTIGQPIPSKELAHCLSLALGYKKFKHLHLLGA from the coding sequence ATGGAGCTTGGAGTACAACAAAAATTTGCTACTTACCCACCTGAGGTAGCGGTGTTGTTACACAATTTACGTGACCTTATTTTTACTGTAGCTGAACAACAGAAAATTACTGATATCAGTGAAACCTTAAAATGGGGTGAGCCCAGCTACTTGTGTAAAAGCGGCAGTACCATTCGATTTGACTGGAAAGCCAAAAATCCTGCTGAGTATTGTCTGTATTTTAATTGTAAAACTCGTTTAGTTGATACATTTAAAGAACTGTACGGTAACACTTTTACCTATGCCGGAAACCGCGCCATAGTGTTAACTATAGGGCAACCCATCCCCAGTAAAGAACTCGCTCATTGTTTGTCTTTAGCCTTAGGTTACAAAAAATTTAAACATTTGCATTTGTTGGGCGCATAA